The Eubacteriaceae bacterium Marseille-Q4139 genome has a window encoding:
- the recF gene encoding DNA replication/repair protein RecF gives MFIKSIELLNYRNYGQLHMEFHEGTNVLYGDNAQGKTNILEAIYVCCTTKSHKSSKDKEIIRFGTDESHIKLSLVRDGVPYRIDMHLKKNKAKGVAVNGVPIKKASELFGIVNVIFFSPEDLNLIKSGPSERRRFIDLELCQLNKLYVYNLVQYNKVVVQRNKLLKEMDFNPSLKDTMEMWDLQLVRYGKELIRFREQFIKELNGLIHDIHFKLSGEKEELFLQYEPNTTAETFEEDLERNRAQELRQKLTLTGPHRDDLSFLVNGTDIRRFGSQGQQRTAALSLKLSEIELVKQTVKDYPVLLLDDVLSELDSKRQEHLLSGISHIQTIITCTGLDEFVNSRFQMDKIFRIVEGTVESEE, from the coding sequence ATGTTCATAAAATCAATCGAACTCTTGAATTACAGAAATTACGGACAGCTACATATGGAGTTCCATGAGGGAACCAATGTCTTATACGGCGACAATGCCCAGGGAAAGACGAATATCCTGGAGGCCATTTACGTCTGCTGCACCACAAAGTCCCATAAAAGCAGCAAGGACAAAGAAATCATCCGCTTCGGGACCGACGAGTCCCACATCAAGCTCAGTCTTGTGCGGGACGGGGTGCCTTACCGGATTGACATGCATTTAAAGAAAAACAAGGCCAAAGGCGTGGCTGTCAACGGCGTGCCCATAAAAAAAGCCAGCGAGCTTTTTGGAATCGTCAACGTGATTTTCTTTTCGCCGGAGGACTTGAACCTCATAAAAAGCGGGCCGTCGGAGCGGAGACGGTTCATTGATCTGGAGCTCTGCCAGCTCAACAAGCTTTATGTGTACAATCTGGTTCAGTACAATAAAGTGGTAGTGCAGAGAAATAAACTTTTAAAAGAAATGGACTTTAACCCGTCCTTAAAGGATACCATGGAAATGTGGGATCTCCAGCTTGTCCGCTACGGAAAAGAGCTGATACGGTTCCGGGAACAGTTCATAAAGGAGCTAAACGGGCTGATCCATGACATCCACTTCAAGCTTTCCGGGGAAAAGGAGGAGCTTTTTCTCCAGTATGAGCCAAACACCACGGCAGAAACCTTCGAGGAAGACCTGGAAAGGAACCGGGCCCAGGAGCTTCGCCAGAAGCTGACGCTTACGGGCCCCCACCGGGACGATTTAAGCTTTCTCGTAAACGGCACCGACATCCGCCGGTTCGGCTCCCAGGGCCAGCAGCGGACGGCAGCCCTTTCCTTAAAGCTTTCGGAGATTGAACTTGTAAAACAGACAGTGAAGGATTATCCGGTCCTTCTTTTAGACGACGTATTATCAGAGCTCGACAGCAAGAGGCAGGAACATCTTCTGTCGGGAATCAGCCATATCCAGACGATCATTACCTGCACGGGTCTGGATGAATTCGTAAACAGCAGATTCCAGATGGATAAAATTTTCAGGATTGTTGAAGGAACTGTGGAGAGCGAAGAGTAA
- a CDS encoding RNA-binding S4 domain-containing protein: METIHLRDEFIKLGQALKLSGLCETGVDAKFAVQDGLVTVNGEVEYQRGKKLYPGDIVSYDGKSFQVEK, translated from the coding sequence AACCATTCATTTAAGGGATGAATTTATAAAGCTTGGACAGGCGCTAAAGCTTTCCGGGCTCTGCGAAACCGGCGTGGACGCAAAGTTTGCCGTCCAGGACGGGCTTGTGACGGTCAACGGTGAGGTGGAATACCAGAGGGGAAAGAAGCTGTATCCCGGCGATATCGTTTCGTATGACGGAAAATCATTCCAGGTAGAAAAGTAG